A genomic region of Laspinema palackyanum D2c contains the following coding sequences:
- a CDS encoding M61 family metallopeptidase gives MTEATTIPPSTMPRIAPDIYYQVAMYEPESHLFDVMLKVRGWRASVLDLKMPVWTPGSYLVREYAKHLQEFSAEDANEIALPWRKLSKNHWQIETPELSEIIVRYRIYAHELSVRTNHLDSTHGYFNGAALFFYIPGFEKSPISIQIIPPKPEWRVTTSLPSKSGRPHTFTAPDFDTLVDSPFEIGTHQSYYFEVEHKPHELAIWGQGNLQAERLISDIEKIIETESRLFGGLPYDRYLFILHLSSQGYGGLEHKNSCSLNYPRFGFRNTEKYNRFIQLVAHEFFHLWNVKRIRPKPLEVFNYEGETYINSLWFCEGTTSYYDILLPLWAGIYDAKVALQGLSKDITRLQTLPGRRYQPLSESSWDAWIKLYRRDANSDNSQISYYLKGELVSLLLDLRIRANSGNARSLDQVMQQMWQRFGPEEIGFTDEELKEIIESVAEEDLTDFFNDYIHGTAELPLDEYLQPFGLKVQPVENNDAAPFLGLTVKTENGKAVIKFVEMGSPAQRAGIDAEDELLAIDGMRVTAEDLGDRLKDYQTGSKIQITVFHQEQLRTVEAVLTQPRPTTYNIVPIQNPTATQQNNLKGWLGTSVTQLKG, from the coding sequence ATGACTGAAGCAACAACAATTCCACCGAGTACGATGCCTCGAATCGCACCGGATATTTACTATCAGGTGGCGATGTATGAGCCAGAATCTCATCTGTTTGACGTGATGTTAAAGGTCCGGGGATGGCGCGCATCGGTCCTGGATTTGAAAATGCCCGTATGGACTCCCGGTTCCTATTTAGTGCGGGAGTATGCCAAACATCTCCAGGAATTCTCCGCTGAAGACGCCAACGAAATCGCCCTACCTTGGCGCAAACTCAGCAAAAATCACTGGCAAATCGAAACCCCCGAACTCTCAGAAATTATCGTTCGCTATCGCATCTATGCCCATGAACTCTCGGTGCGAACTAATCACCTAGATAGCACTCATGGCTATTTTAACGGTGCTGCCCTATTCTTTTATATCCCAGGCTTTGAAAAAAGCCCGATTTCCATTCAAATTATCCCCCCGAAACCGGAATGGCGAGTCACCACTTCACTCCCCTCCAAGTCTGGACGTCCCCACACCTTTACCGCCCCGGATTTCGATACCTTGGTGGATAGCCCCTTTGAAATTGGCACGCACCAATCCTATTATTTTGAAGTCGAACATAAACCCCATGAATTAGCCATTTGGGGCCAGGGAAATCTCCAAGCTGAACGGCTGATTTCTGATATTGAAAAAATCATCGAAACCGAAAGTCGGCTATTTGGGGGTTTACCTTACGATCGCTATTTATTTATCCTCCATCTCTCTTCCCAAGGCTATGGTGGATTGGAACATAAAAATAGCTGTTCTTTAAACTATCCCCGCTTTGGCTTTAGAAATACTGAAAAATACAACCGCTTCATCCAATTAGTCGCCCACGAGTTCTTCCACTTGTGGAATGTCAAACGCATTCGTCCCAAACCCTTGGAAGTGTTTAACTATGAAGGGGAAACCTACATAAATTCTCTCTGGTTTTGTGAAGGAACCACCAGTTATTATGATATTTTGCTGCCATTGTGGGCGGGAATTTATGATGCGAAAGTCGCCTTACAAGGGTTAAGTAAAGATATTACTCGGTTGCAAACGCTTCCGGGACGACGTTATCAACCCCTGAGTGAATCCAGTTGGGATGCTTGGATTAAACTGTATCGCCGGGATGCGAATAGCGATAATTCCCAAATTTCCTATTATTTGAAAGGAGAATTAGTCTCCCTGTTGTTGGATTTGCGGATTCGGGCAAACTCAGGCAACGCGCGATCGCTGGATCAGGTGATGCAGCAAATGTGGCAACGGTTTGGTCCCGAAGAAATTGGCTTCACCGACGAGGAACTCAAAGAAATTATCGAATCCGTTGCAGAAGAAGATTTAACCGACTTCTTTAACGACTACATCCACGGAACTGCTGAATTACCTCTGGATGAATATCTGCAACCCTTTGGGTTAAAAGTGCAACCTGTTGAAAATAATGATGCAGCACCGTTTTTGGGCTTGACAGTTAAGACAGAAAATGGTAAAGCGGTGATTAAATTTGTAGAAATGGGCTCACCGGCACAACGGGCGGGAATCGATGCCGAGGATGAGTTACTGGCGATCGATGGAATGCGCGTTACTGCCGAAGATTTGGGCGATCGCCTGAAAGACTATCAAACCGGGTCCAAAATCCAAATTACTGTCTTCCATCAAGAACAATTACGAACCGTTGAGGCAGTGCTCACCCAACCCCGTCCTACGACTTACAATATCGTCCCCATTCAGAATCCCACCGCGACTCAACAGAATAATCTCAAAGGTTGGTTAGGGACTTCGGTGACGCAACTGAAAGGGTAA